One genomic segment of Catalinimonas alkaloidigena includes these proteins:
- a CDS encoding SDR family NAD(P)-dependent oxidoreductase, which yields MKLEGKVAVVTGGARDIGRAICIKLAQEGARVVVNYFGSEKDSKDTVASITAEGGEAIAVYGDVSKQKDIDNLLAETKAAFGDRVDILVNNAGGLFARKTIEEIDEQYYKLVMDVNFKGTVFVTKAFKPLMLEGASIVNVASQAGRDGGGPGSAIYAASKAAVMTLTRNWAKEVGPQGIRVNAVCPGMIATKFHDEFTKDEVRKMVADKTPLKREGEAEEVADLVVYLASEQSSYMTGNSVDINGGLAFS from the coding sequence ATGAAACTAGAAGGTAAAGTAGCTGTGGTTACTGGCGGAGCCCGTGACATTGGGCGGGCAATCTGTATCAAATTAGCCCAAGAAGGCGCCAGGGTCGTGGTTAATTATTTTGGCAGTGAAAAGGATAGTAAGGATACTGTTGCTTCCATTACTGCCGAAGGTGGAGAAGCCATTGCTGTGTATGGGGATGTAAGCAAGCAGAAAGATATTGACAACCTGCTGGCTGAAACCAAAGCAGCCTTTGGTGACCGGGTGGATATCCTGGTAAATAACGCGGGAGGTCTTTTTGCCAGAAAAACCATTGAGGAAATTGATGAGCAGTACTACAAGCTGGTCATGGATGTGAACTTCAAAGGAACTGTGTTTGTCACGAAGGCATTTAAGCCGCTCATGCTTGAAGGGGCATCTATTGTAAATGTGGCATCACAGGCAGGACGTGACGGAGGCGGCCCGGGTTCAGCAATTTATGCTGCCTCTAAAGCCGCGGTGATGACGTTGACACGCAACTGGGCTAAAGAAGTTGGTCCCCAGGGAATCCGGGTAAATGCAGTCTGTCCGGGAATGATCGCTACGAAATTTCACGATGAGTTCACCAAAGATGAGGTAAGAAAGATGGTAGCCGACAAAACCCCGCTGAAGCGCGAAGGAGAGGCAGAGGAAGTAGCGGACTTAGTGGTCTATCTGGCTAGTGAGCAGTCATCTTACATGACAGGGAATAGTGTTGATATAAACGGAGGTTTAGCATTTTCTTAG
- a CDS encoding sugar kinase, producing MKKVVTFGEIMLRLAPPDFLRFSQTTSFDVVYGGGESNVAVSLANYGIPVDFVTRLPDNDIGECALMEMRKRGVGTGNIIWGGDRLGIYFLETGAVSRGSKVVYDRAHSAIAEIEKGMIDWEKVFDGAQWFHWTGITPAISQGAADVCLEAVKAASELGITISTDLNYRKKLWKYGVEPEVIMTPLVEHCDIILGNEEDAEKHFGIHPQGVDVTQGDSISGQAFESVCKQMMEKFPKAKKAITTLRGSISASHNSWAGVLYDGTILFESPTYQITHIVDRVGGGDSFMGGLIYGLLQYPDDDQNALNFAVAASCLKHTIKGDANLVKVDEVEKLMAGDASGRVSR from the coding sequence ATGAAAAAAGTAGTAACCTTTGGAGAGATCATGCTTCGCTTAGCTCCTCCTGACTTTCTGCGCTTTTCTCAGACCACCTCATTTGATGTGGTGTATGGCGGAGGAGAATCAAACGTGGCCGTTTCATTAGCCAACTATGGGATTCCGGTAGACTTCGTCACCCGCCTTCCTGATAATGATATCGGAGAGTGCGCCCTTATGGAAATGAGAAAAAGAGGCGTGGGCACCGGCAATATCATCTGGGGAGGCGATCGTCTGGGCATCTATTTCCTGGAGACCGGAGCCGTATCGCGGGGTAGTAAGGTGGTCTATGACCGCGCTCATTCAGCCATCGCTGAAATAGAAAAGGGAATGATTGACTGGGAAAAGGTCTTTGACGGCGCTCAATGGTTTCACTGGACAGGGATTACTCCGGCTATTTCTCAAGGCGCGGCCGACGTTTGTCTTGAGGCGGTAAAAGCAGCGAGCGAACTTGGCATTACTATCTCTACCGACCTTAACTATCGTAAAAAGCTTTGGAAATATGGTGTGGAACCAGAAGTGATCATGACTCCGCTGGTTGAACATTGCGACATCATTCTGGGCAATGAGGAGGATGCCGAAAAGCATTTCGGTATTCATCCGCAGGGAGTGGACGTAACCCAGGGCGACTCAATTAGTGGTCAGGCTTTTGAGTCAGTCTGTAAGCAGATGATGGAAAAATTTCCGAAAGCAAAAAAAGCAATCACCACCCTGAGAGGTTCTATCAGTGCCAGTCACAACAGCTGGGCAGGTGTTTTATATGACGGTACGATCTTATTTGAGTCACCTACTTATCAGATTACTCATATTGTAGACAGAGTGGGTGGCGGAGATTCATTTATGGGTGGGTTGATCTATGGATTACTACAATATCCGGATGACGATCAAAACGCACTGAATTTTGCCGTTGCAGCTTCTTGCCTGAAGCATACCATCAAAGGTGATGCTAATCTGGTAAAGGTAGATGAAGTAGAAAAACTTATGGCAGGAGACGCTTCAGGGCGAGTATCACGCTAA
- a CDS encoding 6-phosphofructokinase: MKPAVAIICGGGPAPGINTVISTVAKIFLKDGYRVLGIQEGYKGLFADKPEIKEFDFDHADRIFSRGGSTLIMSRFKPKDEDFNTRLFSRENINLLVTIGGDDTASTANRVTKFLASKHIIISNIHVPKTIDNDLPLPDRNPTFGFHSAKDEGVRIGNTIYEDARTSRNWFVVTTMGRSAGHLAFGIATGCHFPMMIIPEMFNKTTPTLSKIINLIISSIVKRKLLGIEYGVALVSEGVFHILEDKELRKSGVEFTYDAHGHPELGNVSKSHIFNILLQKELKRLGIQLKSRPVELGYELRCCRPIGFDLTLCTLLGIGVKKLYDEGTSGCIVSANSRGEITPLYLSEFENEDGKIPPRLVDTESEIAKLCFQNMHYILEKDYESASTMLSEPSVYNFNKILNWK; this comes from the coding sequence ATGAAACCAGCCGTAGCAATCATATGTGGTGGTGGCCCTGCCCCGGGTATTAATACAGTCATAAGCACTGTGGCAAAAATATTTCTGAAAGATGGTTACCGGGTGTTGGGCATACAGGAAGGTTATAAGGGCTTGTTTGCCGATAAGCCTGAAATAAAAGAGTTTGACTTTGATCATGCGGACCGCATATTCAGCCGGGGTGGATCTACGCTGATCATGAGTAGGTTCAAGCCTAAAGACGAAGACTTTAATACCAGGCTCTTTTCCCGAGAGAATATAAACCTACTGGTGACCATCGGGGGGGATGATACAGCCTCAACCGCTAACCGAGTCACCAAGTTTCTGGCCAGCAAGCATATTATTATTTCCAATATCCATGTTCCTAAAACTATCGACAACGACTTACCCCTGCCAGATCGCAATCCTACGTTTGGGTTCCACTCGGCCAAAGACGAAGGCGTACGCATCGGTAATACCATCTACGAGGATGCACGCACCAGCCGTAACTGGTTTGTCGTTACCACGATGGGCCGATCTGCCGGTCATCTGGCATTTGGTATCGCTACCGGCTGCCACTTTCCCATGATGATCATTCCTGAGATGTTCAACAAAACCACACCAACACTGAGTAAAATCATCAACCTCATTATCTCTTCTATTGTCAAGCGCAAGCTATTAGGCATTGAGTACGGGGTGGCATTGGTAAGCGAAGGGGTATTTCATATCCTTGAGGATAAGGAGCTGCGAAAGTCGGGCGTTGAGTTTACGTACGATGCTCACGGACATCCGGAACTAGGCAACGTCAGCAAGTCACACATCTTCAATATACTGTTGCAGAAAGAATTGAAGCGGCTAGGCATACAGCTAAAAAGCCGTCCGGTAGAACTTGGCTATGAGCTCCGCTGCTGTCGTCCTATAGGGTTTGACCTTACGCTCTGTACCCTGCTCGGAATAGGGGTCAAAAAACTTTACGACGAAGGAACAAGCGGTTGCATCGTAAGCGCCAATTCACGCGGTGAAATTACCCCGCTTTATCTATCTGAATTTGAAAATGAAGATGGCAAAATACCACCCCGCCTGGTAGATACAGAGTCTGAGATAGCAAAGCTTTGTTTTCAGAACATGCACTATATCTTGGAAAAAGATTATGAAAGTGCATCTACCATGCTTTCTGAGCCAAGTGTTTACAACTTCAATAAAATACTGAATTGGAAATGA
- a CDS encoding sugar kinase yields the protein MKRIVTFGEVMMRLSPPAYAKFSQATSLDLAYGGGEANVAISLAYMGMDAVHVTRFPDNLIGKSATQFLRHHWVDTSSILYGGDLMGKYFLEKGAVHRSSKVVYEREKSSFAQVEPAMFNWNTIFQDADWFHWTGITPAISVGAAECCKEAIQFARSKGIIVSADINSRKNLWNYGKKQQDVMPELIAGCDVVIAGSRDIREIFGFDVEGNKEEEFINAAIQLSEACEGVKKVFDKEREMLSASHNRIQGKVWNGKRFIKAKKLDVTHIVDRVGTGDAYAAGVIYGLLHYQKDEEALSFATAACALKHTVEGDANIIALEDVQELMHGNTSGKIKR from the coding sequence ATGAAAAGGATAGTCACCTTTGGAGAAGTAATGATGCGCTTGTCACCTCCCGCATATGCTAAGTTTTCACAAGCTACCAGCCTTGACCTTGCCTACGGAGGCGGAGAAGCAAACGTAGCCATTTCATTAGCCTACATGGGTATGGATGCGGTACATGTTACCCGTTTTCCCGATAACCTGATTGGAAAGTCTGCTACTCAGTTTTTGAGACACCACTGGGTAGATACTTCCAGTATCCTTTACGGAGGTGATTTAATGGGTAAGTACTTTCTGGAGAAGGGCGCTGTACACCGTTCCAGCAAAGTGGTTTATGAAAGAGAGAAATCTTCGTTTGCACAAGTAGAGCCAGCGATGTTCAACTGGAATACCATATTTCAGGATGCTGACTGGTTTCACTGGACAGGTATTACCCCCGCCATTTCGGTAGGAGCAGCCGAATGCTGCAAAGAAGCTATACAGTTTGCCAGAAGCAAAGGTATTATAGTATCGGCTGATATTAATTCTCGGAAAAACCTGTGGAACTATGGTAAAAAACAACAGGATGTCATGCCTGAATTGATCGCCGGATGTGATGTGGTCATAGCGGGCAGTCGGGATATCCGGGAGATTTTTGGGTTTGATGTAGAGGGGAACAAAGAAGAAGAGTTTATCAACGCTGCCATTCAGCTGTCAGAAGCCTGTGAGGGAGTGAAGAAAGTTTTTGATAAAGAACGAGAGATGCTTAGCGCCTCCCACAACCGAATACAAGGCAAAGTGTGGAATGGAAAGCGCTTTATCAAGGCCAAAAAGCTGGACGTTACGCACATCGTCGACCGGGTAGGAACTGGTGATGCTTATGCTGCGGGCGTCATTTATGGACTGCTGCACTACCAAAAGGATGAAGAAGCTCTTTCGTTTGCCACGGCTGCTTGCGCGCTGAAGCATACGGTGGAGGGGGATGCGAATATCATTGCTCTCGAAGATGTACAGGAGTTAATGCATGGAAATACAAGCGGAAAAATTAAACGATAA
- a CDS encoding bifunctional 4-hydroxy-2-oxoglutarate aldolase/2-dehydro-3-deoxy-phosphogluconate aldolase — MAQFTRIEVALTMKETGIVPVFYHSDLEVCKQVAKACYEGGVRVFEFTNRGDFAHEVFRELNRYVSDALPEMIMGVGSVVDGGTTSLYLQLGANFIVSPILNPEMAKVCNRRKVAWSPGCGSLSEISYAEELGAEVVKIFPGSQVGGPSFIKAVKGPFPWTSIMPTGGVTPAEENLKAWFEAGAHCVGMGSQLITKEILAENKYSALAEKVSEAIAIAKKYKT; from the coding sequence ATGGCACAATTTACAAGAATAGAGGTCGCACTAACAATGAAAGAAACAGGGATAGTGCCTGTTTTCTACCACAGCGATTTGGAAGTATGCAAGCAGGTAGCTAAGGCTTGCTACGAAGGCGGCGTGAGGGTTTTTGAATTTACCAACCGGGGTGATTTTGCGCACGAAGTTTTTCGTGAACTAAATCGATACGTGTCTGACGCGCTCCCGGAAATGATCATGGGAGTAGGCTCAGTAGTAGATGGTGGCACCACCTCACTTTACTTGCAGCTAGGAGCAAACTTTATCGTATCGCCTATACTAAACCCTGAAATGGCGAAGGTTTGCAATCGAAGAAAAGTGGCCTGGTCACCAGGGTGCGGCTCTTTGAGTGAGATTTCTTATGCCGAAGAACTGGGGGCCGAGGTAGTTAAGATATTTCCCGGTTCACAGGTCGGAGGACCCAGTTTTATCAAAGCCGTAAAGGGACCTTTTCCCTGGACCAGTATAATGCCTACCGGCGGTGTAACTCCTGCTGAAGAAAACCTGAAAGCCTGGTTCGAAGCGGGAGCACATTGTGTAGGCATGGGATCGCAACTTATCACCAAAGAAATTCTGGCTGAAAACAAATACTCAGCGCTTGCTGAAAAAGTTTCCGAAGCCATTGCGATTGCAAAAAAATATAAAACCTGA
- a CDS encoding FadR/GntR family transcriptional regulator codes for MDNLTTVKIEKPSDKIIEQIRALIHSGQLKSGTKLPSERKLSEKFGLGRGHVREAIQKLEFYGVLKTLPQSGTIVAGLGVHALVGLINNILELHQDDFHSLIEARIVLEVESAGMAAKKATKHDIRAIENTLGAFKKKVETGKPGVEEDHMFHLAVAEAAKNTILKSLLLLLISNIIRYTQAYNIYRDQRFAQAYQEHKTIFHQIQNKNSVRAGEEMRQHLIQVFDYIPHKGENGKSNF; via the coding sequence ATGGACAATTTGACGACCGTAAAGATTGAGAAGCCCTCTGACAAAATTATAGAACAGATACGGGCGTTGATCCACTCCGGTCAGTTAAAGTCAGGCACTAAGCTCCCTTCTGAACGGAAGCTGTCGGAAAAATTTGGATTAGGCCGAGGACATGTTCGGGAAGCTATCCAGAAACTGGAATTTTACGGCGTCTTAAAAACTTTGCCCCAAAGCGGGACCATTGTAGCCGGACTGGGAGTACATGCATTGGTAGGGCTGATTAATAATATACTGGAGCTGCATCAGGACGATTTTCACTCCCTTATAGAGGCACGAATCGTACTTGAGGTAGAGTCCGCCGGAATGGCGGCAAAAAAAGCGACCAAGCACGACATCCGGGCGATTGAAAATACACTGGGGGCGTTCAAAAAAAAGGTGGAAACGGGTAAGCCTGGTGTAGAGGAAGATCATATGTTTCACTTAGCTGTTGCCGAAGCTGCTAAGAATACAATTCTAAAGTCCCTGCTCTTACTCCTCATTTCTAATATAATCAGATATACGCAGGCCTATAACATCTACCGGGATCAGCGTTTTGCCCAGGCCTATCAGGAACACAAAACTATTTTTCATCAGATACAAAATAAAAACAGCGTAAGAGCTGGTGAAGAGATGAGGCAACACCTCATACAGGTATTTGATTACATTCCTCACAAAGGGGAAAATGGTAAAAGCAATTTTTAA